The following proteins are co-located in the Candidatus Kuenenbacteria bacterium genome:
- the ppsA gene encoding phosphoenolpyruvate synthase codes for MAKARNKRFVLHYNETSIKDVPLVGGKNASLGEMFSNLTKKGIRVPDGFAVTASAYRYFLEAAGIKKRIKEILSDLDTKDVMNLKERGKKVRELILSANLPGDLEKEIVVAYKKLSGKKDISVAVRSSATAEDLPDASFAGQQETYLNVMGDKAVLLAVKKCISSLFTDRAISYRVDKKFDHFKIALSVGVQKMVRSDKGVSGVMFTADTESGFREVLVINGSYGLGEYVVKGVVTPDEFRVFQTTLNKGFQSIVSKKLGTKEIKLVYSGSEIQPTKQEKVSEKDRNRLCLSDKEIIQLAKWGVMIEQHYKKSMDIEWAKDGLTGELFIVQARPETVHFSAKQNMLEEYILKVKESEKKLITKGISVGNKIGAGKARVILDAKNMKDFQQGEILVTDVTDPDWEPIMKIAGAIVTNQGGRTCHAAIVSRELGIPCVVGTGEATRKIKTGQEATVSCAEGQDGFVYAGILPFEIKKTDLKNIKRPRTKIMMNVGIPENAFAQSLIPNDGVGLAREEFIINSYIKIHPNALLQFGKLKDEKAKKAILKMTADYKDRKQFFVDKLAEGIGQIAAAFYPKDVIIRLSDFKTNEYAELIGGKQFEPVESNPMIGWRGASRYYSPDFKEAFGLECEAIKKVREVMGLDNVIVMVPFCRTVEEAKQVLGVMVAHGLKRGEAKIIKTKDDKGGGKLKNNKMRPLQVYVMTEIPSNVILIDEFSKYFDGFSIGSNDLTQLTLGLDRDAGTLSFIGNEKNEAVKRLIVMAIRGAKKNKRKIGICGQGPSDFPDFAEFLVREGIDSISLNPDTVIKTTMAISKLEKRIGKK; via the coding sequence ATGGCTAAGGCAAGAAACAAGAGGTTTGTGCTTCATTATAATGAGACAAGCATAAAGGACGTACCGTTGGTGGGAGGTAAAAATGCCTCACTTGGTGAGATGTTTTCTAATTTAACAAAAAAAGGTATTCGGGTGCCAGATGGCTTTGCGGTGACGGCGAGCGCTTACCGTTATTTTTTGGAGGCAGCAGGTATTAAGAAGCGCATAAAAGAAATACTTAGCGATTTGGATACCAAGGATGTCATGAATTTAAAGGAAAGGGGGAAGAAGGTGAGAGAGTTGATATTGTCTGCTAATTTGCCAGGAGACCTAGAAAAAGAAATAGTAGTGGCTTATAAGAAATTATCTGGTAAAAAAGATATTAGCGTGGCAGTCAGGAGCTCGGCGACGGCCGAAGACCTGCCAGATGCTTCTTTTGCTGGGCAGCAGGAGACTTATTTGAATGTAATGGGTGACAAAGCTGTACTTTTGGCAGTAAAGAAATGCATTTCTTCCTTATTTACAGATAGGGCGATATCTTATCGGGTGGATAAAAAATTTGATCATTTCAAGATAGCTTTGTCGGTGGGGGTGCAGAAGATGGTGCGTTCAGACAAGGGGGTCTCTGGTGTAATGTTTACAGCTGATACTGAATCGGGATTTAGAGAGGTGTTGGTGATAAATGGTAGTTATGGGTTGGGAGAATATGTAGTAAAGGGCGTTGTGACGCCGGATGAGTTTCGTGTTTTTCAGACAACTTTGAATAAGGGTTTCCAATCAATAGTTTCTAAAAAGTTGGGCACCAAAGAAATAAAGTTGGTTTATAGTGGTTCAGAAATTCAGCCGACCAAGCAGGAAAAGGTTTCCGAGAAAGACAGAAACAGGCTGTGTCTGTCTGACAAGGAAATAATACAGTTGGCCAAATGGGGAGTGATGATAGAGCAGCATTATAAAAAAAGTATGGACATAGAGTGGGCCAAGGATGGGCTGACTGGAGAATTGTTTATTGTGCAGGCTCGGCCTGAGACAGTGCATTTTTCGGCCAAGCAGAATATGCTAGAGGAATATATTTTAAAAGTTAAAGAGAGCGAAAAGAAGCTAATAACGAAAGGTATAAGCGTGGGGAACAAGATCGGTGCAGGTAAGGCGAGGGTGATATTGGATGCCAAAAATATGAAAGATTTTCAACAAGGTGAAATATTGGTGACCGATGTGACTGATCCTGATTGGGAACCGATTATGAAAATAGCTGGGGCGATAGTGACCAATCAGGGCGGAAGGACCTGTCATGCGGCCATTGTATCCAGGGAACTTGGCATACCATGTGTGGTGGGTACGGGCGAGGCTACCAGAAAAATAAAAACAGGCCAGGAGGCGACGGTGTCTTGCGCTGAAGGTCAGGATGGCTTTGTATATGCTGGTATATTGCCATTTGAGATAAAAAAGACTGACTTAAAAAATATCAAAAGGCCTAGGACAAAAATAATGATGAATGTGGGCATACCGGAAAATGCTTTTGCACAGAGCCTTATTCCCAATGATGGGGTGGGCTTGGCTAGAGAAGAGTTTATTATTAATTCTTATATCAAAATTCACCCCAATGCTCTTTTGCAATTTGGAAAGCTAAAAGATGAAAAGGCGAAGAAGGCGATTTTGAAGATGACAGCTGATTATAAAGACAGAAAACAATTTTTTGTAGACAAGCTAGCCGAGGGTATTGGGCAAATCGCGGCGGCTTTTTATCCAAAGGATGTGATTATTCGTTTGTCCGATTTTAAAACAAATGAATATGCTGAGCTCATCGGCGGTAAACAATTTGAGCCGGTGGAGTCAAACCCGATGATTGGCTGGAGGGGCGCATCGAGATATTATTCTCCAGACTTTAAAGAAGCGTTTGGTCTGGAGTGCGAAGCAATAAAGAAGGTGCGAGAAGTGATGGGTCTTGATAATGTAATTGTGATGGTACCGTTTTGCCGGACAGTAGAAGAAGCAAAACAGGTGTTGGGGGTAATGGTGGCGCACGGACTAAAGAGGGGAGAGGCGAAGATAATAAAAACAAAAGATGATAAAGGTGGTGGTAAATTAAAAAATAATAAGATGCGGCCACTGCAAGTTTATGTGATGACAGAGATCCCGTCGAATGTGATTTTGATAGATGAGTTCTCAAAATATTTTGATGGCTTCTCGATTGGCTCAAATGATCTAACTCAATTGACCCTGGGGTTGGATAGAGATGCGGGGACACTCTCGTTTATTGGGAATGAAAAAAATGAGGCAGTCAAGAGATTGATCGTTATGGCGATCAGGGGAGCAAAAAAGAACAAAAGAAAAATTGGAATCTGTGGGCAGGGCCCAAGCGATTTTCCAGACTTCGCAGAATTTTTGGTGCGAGAGGGGATTGATTCAATTTCACTAAATCCTGATACCGTGAT
- a CDS encoding DUF4870 domain-containing protein yields the protein MPTGNKKEVSQDERMMGALSYLWVLCLFVLFAKKDSEFCQFHAKQGVVLFVASFGVMFLGMVPIIGWFIVLPVGWFIIVVLSLLGIINAWQGNKWEMPFAGGYARKINL from the coding sequence CAAAAAAGAGGTGAGCCAAGACGAGAGAATGATGGGGGCTTTATCTTATCTTTGGGTTTTATGTTTATTTGTATTATTTGCCAAAAAGGATAGTGAGTTTTGCCAGTTCCATGCCAAGCAGGGGGTGGTACTATTTGTTGCTTCTTTCGGAGTGATGTTTCTGGGGATGGTGCCGATTATTGGTTGGTTTATAGTTTTGCCGGTTGGTTGGTTTATAATAGTAGTTTTGTCTTTGCTCGGTATTATCAATGCTTGGCAGGGCAATAAGTGGGAAATGCCCTTTGCCGGTGGTTATGCAAGAAAGATAAATTTATAG